Proteins encoded in a region of the Candidatus Paceibacterota bacterium genome:
- a CDS encoding response regulator — translation MTEEKKYKIIIVDDDQFLLDMYVLKFKKEGIDVESFYNGEELLKKLKDNLSADLLLLDIIIPGMDGLSVLEQIRKEKLAGGMKIVMLTNQGDPEEIKKAESFGVNGYIIKATAIPSEVVEKVKKILNAN, via the coding sequence ATGACAGAAGAGAAAAAATATAAAATAATAATAGTAGATGATGATCAATTTCTTCTCGATATGTATGTCCTGAAGTTTAAGAAAGAGGGTATCGATGTAGAGTCTTTCTACAACGGGGAAGAATTACTCAAAAAATTAAAGGACAATTTATCTGCCGATCTCCTCCTTCTCGACATCATTATTCCAGGTATGGATGGTTTGTCGGTATTGGAACAAATTAGGAAGGAAAAATTGGCGGGGGGTATGAAAATAGTGATGCTCACCAATCAGGGCGATCCGGAAGAAATAAAGAAAGCTGAAAGTTTTGGGGTCAATGGTTACATTATTAAAGCTACGGCTATTCCGTCTGAGGTAGTTGAAAAAGTAAAAAAGATTCTTAATGCCAATTAA